A window from Pseudomonas frederiksbergensis encodes these proteins:
- the tkt gene encoding transketolase: protein MPSRRERANAIRALSMDAVQKANSGHPGAPMGMADIAEVLWRDYLKHNPSNPSFADRDRFVLSNGHGSMLIYSLLHLTGYDLSIEDLKNFRQLHSRTPGHPEFGYTPGVETTTGPLGQGLANAVGFALAEKVLAAQFNRPGHNIVDHHTYVFLGDGCMMEGISHEVGSLAGTLGLNKLIAFYDDNGISIDGEVEGWFTDDTPKRFEAYNWLVIRNVDGHDPEEIKIAIETARKSDQPTLICCKTTIGFGSPNKQGKEDCHGAPLGDAEIALTRAALKWNHGPFEIPADIYAEWDAKETGRAAEAEWDQRFAAYSAAFPELANELIRRLSGELPEDFAEQADAYIAEVAAKGETIASRKASQNALNAYGPLLPELLGGSADLAGSNLTLWKGCKGVTAEDASGNYMYYGVREFGMSAIMNGVTLHGGLVPYGATFLMFMEYARNAVRMASLMKQRVVFVYTHDSIGLGEDGPTHQPIEQLTSLRSTPNLDTWRPADAVESAVCWKMALERKDGPSALIFSRQNLQHQTRNAFQIADIARGGYVLKDCEGEPELILISTGSEVGLAVQAYDKLTEQGRKVRVVSMPCTSVFDAQDAGYKQAVLPLQVSARIAIEAAHADYWYKYVGLEGRVIGMTTYGESAPAPALFEEFGFTLENILGQAEELLED from the coding sequence ATGCCCAGCCGTCGTGAGCGTGCCAACGCCATTCGTGCCCTCAGCATGGATGCCGTGCAAAAAGCCAACAGCGGCCATCCCGGTGCCCCTATGGGTATGGCGGATATCGCCGAAGTACTTTGGCGTGACTACCTGAAGCACAACCCGAGCAATCCATCGTTCGCCGACCGTGACCGCTTCGTGCTGTCCAACGGTCACGGCTCGATGTTGATCTACTCGCTGCTGCACCTGACCGGCTACGATCTGTCGATCGAAGACCTGAAGAACTTCCGCCAGCTGCACAGCCGTACCCCGGGTCACCCGGAATTCGGCTACACCCCAGGCGTTGAAACCACCACCGGTCCACTGGGCCAAGGCCTGGCCAACGCCGTGGGTTTTGCCCTGGCAGAAAAAGTCCTGGCGGCGCAGTTCAACCGTCCGGGCCACAACATTGTCGATCACCACACCTACGTGTTCCTGGGTGATGGCTGCATGATGGAAGGCATTTCCCACGAAGTCGGCTCCCTGGCCGGTACTTTGGGCTTGAACAAGCTGATCGCCTTCTACGACGACAACGGCATTTCCATCGACGGCGAAGTCGAAGGCTGGTTCACCGACGACACGCCCAAGCGTTTCGAAGCCTATAACTGGCTGGTGATCCGCAACGTCGACGGTCACGACCCTGAAGAGATCAAGATCGCGATCGAAACGGCGCGCAAAAGCGATCAGCCAACCCTGATCTGCTGCAAGACCACCATCGGTTTCGGTTCGCCGAACAAGCAAGGCAAGGAAGACTGCCACGGCGCCCCGTTGGGTGACGCGGAAATCGCTCTGACCCGTGCTGCGCTGAAATGGAATCACGGTCCGTTCGAAATCCCGGCCGATATCTACGCCGAGTGGGACGCCAAGGAAACCGGTCGCGCGGCCGAAGCCGAATGGGATCAGCGTTTCGCGGCCTACTCCGCTGCCTTCCCTGAACTGGCCAACGAGCTGATTCGTCGCCTGAGCGGCGAACTGCCGGAAGACTTCGCTGAACAAGCCGATGCTTATATTGCTGAAGTCGCCGCCAAGGGCGAAACCATCGCCAGCCGTAAGGCCAGCCAGAATGCATTGAATGCCTACGGCCCGCTGTTGCCTGAACTGCTGGGCGGCTCCGCTGACCTGGCCGGTTCCAACCTGACCCTGTGGAAAGGTTGCAAAGGTGTTACGGCTGAAGACGCCAGCGGCAACTACATGTACTACGGCGTTCGCGAGTTCGGCATGAGCGCGATCATGAACGGCGTGACCCTGCACGGCGGCCTGGTGCCTTACGGCGCGACCTTCCTGATGTTCATGGAATACGCCCGCAACGCCGTGCGCATGGCCTCGCTGATGAAGCAGCGTGTCGTGTTCGTCTACACCCACGACTCCATCGGTCTGGGCGAAGACGGCCCGACTCACCAGCCGATCGAGCAACTGACCAGCCTGCGCAGCACGCCGAACCTCGACACCTGGCGCCCAGCCGATGCCGTTGAATCGGCGGTGTGCTGGAAAATGGCGCTGGAACGCAAGGACGGCCCTTCGGCGCTGATCTTCTCGCGTCAGAACCTGCAGCACCAAACCCGCAATGCGTTCCAGATCGCCGACATCGCCCGTGGCGGTTACGTGTTGAAGGATTGCGAGGGCGAGCCTGAGCTGATCCTGATCTCCACCGGTTCGGAAGTCGGTCTGGCCGTTCAGGCCTACGACAAGCTGACCGAGCAAGGTCGCAAAGTGCGGGTTGTTTCGATGCCTTGCACCAGCGTGTTCGATGCTCAGGACGCCGGTTACAAGCAAGCAGTCCTGCCGTTGCAAGTCAGCGCCCGTATCGCCATCGAAGCCGCCCACGCGGACTACTGGTACAAGTACGTGGGCCTGGAAGGTCGCGTGATCGGCATGACCACCTACGGCGAGTCGGCGCCTGCGCCAGCCTTGTTCGAAGAGTTCGGCTTCACCCTGGAAAACATCCTGGGTCAGGCTGAAGAGCTGCTGGAAGACTGA